The Candidatus Goldiibacteriota bacterium genome includes the window CGCTGACAGAATCCGAACACTTGTTCCATTCAAGGTGTATCTCGCCGCCTTTTTGAGGCTTGGCAACCAGCTGGGTAACAGGCGTGGGCGGAGTTATGTCAACAGTTACGCTGGCTTTTTCCGGTTCCATAAACTGCGACCAGTTGCCGGCATTGTCCTTTGCCCTTACCCTGAAAAAATACCTTATTCCGTCACTTCCGGAAAATTTTGCCTGTTTGTCTTTTGTATCATTAAGCCAAGGCTTCCACTTTCCTTTTTCGCCTTCCCTGAATTCCGCGTCATAACACGCCACGCCCGATTCTTTATCCTGCGCGTCCCATGATACGTCAAATTTTTCCGTATTAATAAATTCCGGCAGTTCCGTTATCATTACTTCCGGAGGCGTTATTTCTATCATAAATTTTAAATGCGTGGCCTCTGTGCCTATATTGCCGGACGCGTCTTTTGTAAGGATATGAAAATACCATTCGCCGTCTTCCAGCCTGTCCGGAACTTTAATGGTGCCGTCCTGTACAAACCTGGAATTCTTGCGGTCAGGAACAGTATCAGGATTTCTGTCTATAATATAGTAGTAGCCGTCAACACCCGACATGTCGTTTATTTTTTCAACAGCAAACACCGGGCTTATGTTGGAATAATATTTTTCCGGGTTCACGTGCGTTGTGGAAATTATTTTTGGCGGTTCCGCCACAAGGTCAATTTTCACGGTAAAGACCGCCGGATCTTCGCCTATATTGCCGGCATTGTCCTCGCCCACTATGTGAAAATAATACGTGCCTTCATCTTCCACGTTTAATTCCGCTTCACGCATGTCTGTTTTCACGGCGTGCTCCGGCGATATTTTAAGGTGCCTTTCTTTGGAGAACAGATAATAAAACGCCTTTATCTTTGAAAGGTCCTGCGGGACTGTCCAGCTTATTTTTACCTTTCCCGAATTGTACCACTTGCTTTCATCGGGGTGTGTGGAAGAACTTATCCTTGGCTGTTCCACCTTTGTATCTATCTTCAGCTTATAATGAAACGCTTCCCAGCCCGTGTTGCCGGCATTGTCCTTTGAAATAATATGAAAATACCAGATACCGTCTTCCGGGGGCTGAATGGTAACCTGATTAGCCGTAGTCCATTCGCAGTTTTCCTTTACCGGCACTGTGTTATGTTTTTTATCAACCGTATAAAAATACCCTTCTATGCCGGACAGGTCTTCCGGCGTATCCCAGTGAAGTTCCGGTATGGAATTGTTATACCACTGCTCCTGGTCCGGGTGCGTCCGCGAATAAACAGCCGGCGGCTTTGCCGCGGTGTCAATATTTACGCGGTAGTGCGACGCCATCTGCCCGGAATTGCCCGCCTTGTCGCGCGCTGTTACGTGCAGGTACCATTCGCCGTCTTTTAAGTCGGACGAGAAAATAGTATCCTTGTCCGTCCACGCGGCCGTCGCGTCCGGCGTATTTTTTTCTTTTGTATCAATCAGGTAATAATACCCTTCTATGCCGGACAAATCTTCCGGCGGCATTATTTTAAACTGCGCTTTTTTAAGGTTGTACCACTTGTGCGAGTCAGGGTGTGTTACCGATGAAATGTTCGGAGGCAGCGCCTGCGTGTCTATCTTGAATTTAAAGTGCGCGGTCTCCGCGGAAATATTTCCCGCAAAGTCTTTTGACCGCAAATGAACATACCACGTACCGTCAGTTTTTGCGGGCAGTTCTATGTCGCTGGCTTTTGTGTAAACCCAGTCGGTGTCTGAAGGTTTTGTGTCCGGTTTCTGGTCCACAGTGTAATAAAAACCTTCAATGCCCGATAAATCCTGCGGCCTTGCTATATGAAGTTCAACCTTTGATTTGTTGTACCACGACTCTTCGTCGGGATGCGTGCGTGATGATACGGCCGGTATTAATGCCGTGGTATCAACGCAGAATTTATAATGCGCCGCCTTTGTGCCCACATTGCCCGCGGCGTCTTTGGAAACCACGTGTATGTATTTTACGCCGTCTTCTATGGGCTGTGACTTAACCGTTGCAGCCATTGTAAAGGTGCCGTTCTTATCGCCGGGCACGGTTCCGGGAAGGTCGTCAATTATGTAGTAATACCCTTCAATACCCGACAGGTCCTGCGGTTTCTCCCATGTAAAAACCGGAGTATTATTGGAGTACCAGACATCGCTTTTTTTGTGCGTCGGCGAGGATATAACCGGCGGCAGCGCCTGCGTGTCTATCTTTACGCAGAAGTGCGACGCCGTACTGCTTATGTTTCCGGCTTTATCTTCTATCCTTAAATGCAGATACCACACGCCGTCATCAAGATTTTTTATGTTTACGGATTCGTTAACCGTGACCGAACACCGCGAAGGCTCCGGAATTGTATCCGGTTCCTGGTCTATCATATAAAGGTAATGTTTTATGTCAAGGTGCTGGCCCCATTTGAATTCAGCTTCGCTTTTTTTGTACCAGTTTTCCTGCAAGGGATGAGAGCCGGATTCAATTACAGGGGTCACAGCCGCTGCCGTGGTAAGCGTGTAATCATCAATGATTCCGGAAAAACTTCCCATGTCAGAATATGTAAGAATCCTGAAATGGTATTTTGTCATGGCGCGCAGGTTATTTAAAGTTATCCGGTGTTCCGCCGTCATAGTTTCATTAATTATATTATTGCCGTAGTTTTCATCTATGCCGTATTCTATTATCGTCTGCGCTTCCCTGTCCGTACGCCAGTTAATAGCCGCGCTGTGGGAAGTTATTTCAGATACATTAATATCAAGCGCGCGCGGCGGCGGGGTATTGCTGACCGTCGTCTTAAAAATCCTGCCCTTGGGCGAAGAACCAAAATACAGATACCCGTTAAACATTGTAAGCGAACGCACATCTTCTTCGTCCGTCTGAAAAGCCAGTTCCCATCTTTTACCGTCAAGCGATTTATATATTCTTCCGTTGTCGCCGCTTCCCACGTATAAGTTATTTGAAAAAGAGGCAAAGCCGTAAAAGTTAACGTCTTTTTCAGAAAAGAAATTTTCCACCCAGTTGGTGCCGTCTTCCGTCATGAAAATAAGCCCGCCGGTGGCCTTTGATGTGGAAGCATAAAGCCTGTTTTTGAAGACATAAAAACCATTTACAAAAGACTGGTTTGTGTCGTAAATTTTCTGCCAGTTAATGCCGTCCGCGGTCCTGTATATTACACCGTTTGGATATGTTCCCGCGTATAAATAATCCCTGTATATCCCGAAAGCCGTAACGGCAAGTTCAGTGGTGTTTATGGAAATCACCCAGTGGGTGCCGTTGTAGCTGTATATTTTGCCTTCCGTGGAAGTGCCGGCAAAAAGTTTGCCCTTGAAAACTTCCATGCAGTGTATCCTTGCTTCCTGGCTGTTAAAAGACAGGCTCCACGTCTTTCCGTCAAGGCTTTCATAAATGCCGCCGCTGGCGTTGGTGCCGCAGAAAAGTTTTGGCGTACCAAGGTCATTATAAGTTTTTAAACAGTAAACCTGCGGCGTGTAATCCCCAAGGTCTTCTTTTTCAAAACTTTTTGTCTGCCCGACAGGGCCGTTAAAATAAGGCGAATAAATATTGGCAACAGTTATACTTTCCCATGAACCGGTGTCGCCTGTGGAAGTCCTTATTACCGTATCTTTGTTGGTGGCGGCGTAAAGATGCCCGTTAAATTCCTCAAAATCATATATTATCGGAATGATCTCGTTTTCATAAACGGGAATAAACGATTCCTTGGGAACATAACGAAGATAAAGCGGAATAGCCGCTTTTAAGTTCTTTATGACTTCGCCGGAATTGGCGCCGCCGGCCACAAGGCCCGGCAGTTCCCGGCACTCGCCTATGAACCTGCCTTCTTCTTCTCTGATAACTATTTCAAAATTTACCGACAGTTCCTTTTTTTTGTCTTTCAACCTTTTTCCCCGTTAAAATCATATAATACAGCGGATTCATCGCAGTTTGGAAACTTAGGGCAGTTTAAACAGTCTTTCCATATTTTCTGCGGAAGCGCGGCTTTTTCTTCGTCCTTAAATCCGTGTTTCCTGAAATAATCCGGTATTTTTGTAAGCGCGAACACTTTTGTAATTCCCATCTTTTTCGCCTCGGCCATCGCGGCCTTTAAAAGCATTCCTCCGGCGCCCGCCATACGGTTTTCTTTTTCCACCACAAACGACCTTATTTCCGCCATATCCGACCAGTATACGTGCAGGGCTATAAGCCCCGCGGGTTTGCCGTTTATCTCACAGATGAAGTATTCCCTTATCTGCGAATATATGTCTCCAAGAGGCTTAATTAAAAGGTCAGCCGCGGCGGCGTACTTTTGAATAGCCATGTGAATGAATACCGCATCTTCAAGCATGGCCTTTCTTACAGTAAGCTTTTTCTTGCCCGCTATTTTTGTTAAAACTTTCTTAATTTTTTTCTGCAAATTCCATCCCCGCCTTAAAGGCCTGTATGTTTTTTTCCATTATCTCCGCTTCTTTTTTTCCAAGTGAAGCTTTTATTGTCTGCATGGCATTGTCTGCCCCAAGCATTTTCTTGCCTGCCACGTAAGCGCCCGCCACAATAACATTCATTACCTTTGCCTGATCAAGCTTATTTGCCATTTCCAACGCGGGTACTTTTATCTTTTTCCCGGGCGAAGAATTATCATCTGTAACTAAAGTGGAATTTTCAATCACCATCGTATCAGCCTTTGCCCTTGACTTGTATGTGTCATACGCCCTCTGGTCAAAAACAATAAGCGTGTCGGGATTTTCCACCATAGGGGAAAAAATCTCTTCATCGCTTATTACCACACTGCAGTGCGAGAACCCGCCGCGTTTTTCAGCGCCGTAAGCCGGCAGCCAGGTCGCGTTCTTTTTTTCCATTGCCGCTATCCTTGCAAGAAAAAGCCCTAAAGTTAAAACTCCCTGCCCGCCGCTTCCCGCTATCATTATTTTTTCTGTCATTGTTGTTCTCCTTATGATTTGTGCTTTTTAATTACCTGACGTCTTTCACGACGCCAAGCGGATAATACTCCGCCATTTTTTCATCGACCCAGCAGTTCGCTTCCACAGGATCCATCTTCCAATTGGCGGGGCAGCATCCAAGCACTTCTATCATGGAAAACCCCACGTTATTAATCTGGTTTTCAAAAGCTTTTTTTATCGCCTTTTTTGCCTTTATTACAGACACCGCGTTTGTTACCTTTACACGCTCTAAATATTTTACGCCTTCCAGCGGGGCTAAAAGTTCCAGCATCTTAATAGGATAACCGTAATACCCGGCATCCCTTCCTTTAGGCGAAGTGGTCGTTACCTGCCCAAGCAGGGATGTCGGCGCCATCTGGCCGCCTGTCATTCCGTAATTCGTGTTATTAATGAATATTACCGTTATATTCTCGCCGCGGTTGGCGGTATGTATTGTTTCCGCCATTCCTATTGATGCCAGGTCGCCGTCTCCCTGATAAGAAAAGACAACGCTGTCCGGCTGCACCCTTTTTATCG containing:
- a CDS encoding T9SS type A sorting domain-containing protein, with translation MKDKKKELSVNFEIVIREEEGRFIGECRELPGLVAGGANSGEVIKNLKAAIPLYLRYVPKESFIPVYENEIIPIIYDFEEFNGHLYAATNKDTVIRTSTGDTGSWESITVANIYSPYFNGPVGQTKSFEKEDLGDYTPQVYCLKTYNDLGTPKLFCGTNASGGIYESLDGKTWSLSFNSQEARIHCMEVFKGKLFAGTSTEGKIYSYNGTHWVISINTTELAVTAFGIYRDYLYAGTYPNGVIYRTADGINWQKIYDTNQSFVNGFYVFKNRLYASTSKATGGLIFMTEDGTNWVENFFSEKDVNFYGFASFSNNLYVGSGDNGRIYKSLDGKRWELAFQTDEEDVRSLTMFNGYLYFGSSPKGRIFKTTVSNTPPPRALDINVSEITSHSAAINWRTDREAQTIIEYGIDENYGNNIINETMTAEHRITLNNLRAMTKYHFRILTYSDMGSFSGIIDDYTLTTAAAVTPVIESGSHPLQENWYKKSEAEFKWGQHLDIKHYLYMIDQEPDTIPEPSRCSVTVNESVNIKNLDDGVWYLHLRIEDKAGNISSTASHFCVKIDTQALPPVISSPTHKKSDVWYSNNTPVFTWEKPQDLSGIEGYYYIIDDLPGTVPGDKNGTFTMAATVKSQPIEDGVKYIHVVSKDAAGNVGTKAAHYKFCVDTTALIPAVSSRTHPDEESWYNKSKVELHIARPQDLSGIEGFYYTVDQKPDTKPSDTDWVYTKASDIELPAKTDGTWYVHLRSKDFAGNISAETAHFKFKIDTQALPPNISSVTHPDSHKWYNLKKAQFKIMPPEDLSGIEGYYYLIDTKEKNTPDATAAWTDKDTIFSSDLKDGEWYLHVTARDKAGNSGQMASHYRVNIDTAAKPPAVYSRTHPDQEQWYNNSIPELHWDTPEDLSGIEGYFYTVDKKHNTVPVKENCEWTTANQVTIQPPEDGIWYFHIISKDNAGNTGWEAFHYKLKIDTKVEQPRISSSTHPDESKWYNSGKVKISWTVPQDLSKIKAFYYLFSKERHLKISPEHAVKTDMREAELNVEDEGTYYFHIVGEDNAGNIGEDPAVFTVKIDLVAEPPKIISTTHVNPEKYYSNISPVFAVEKINDMSGVDGYYYIIDRNPDTVPDRKNSRFVQDGTIKVPDRLEDGEWYFHILTKDASGNIGTEATHLKFMIEITPPEVMITELPEFINTEKFDVSWDAQDKESGVACYDAEFREGEKGKWKPWLNDTKDKQAKFSGSDGIRYFFRVRAKDNAGNWSQFMEPEKASVTVDITPPTPVTQLVAKPQKGGEIHLEWNKCSDSVSGLAYYRIYRSSVSGHAGMQINDDGENTDTKFIDASKDIEDGIIYYYTVRPVDKIGNERESGNKQVLAICDRAAMPPVVRSLTHPMQGDWYNVKNVKLTWDTPQDATRITGYYYIFDQTGTTLPGEKNGTWFTDNEIDFNNVSDGTWYFHIVSKDEAGNISEEASHYTINVDTTKPKPPVVSSITHPDFNGWYNGNSPSFSWTVPPDQAGIDGYYYVFNQIKNTMPQPSTSSWTKGTMASFVDVPDGIWYLHVTAKDTAGNISEEASHFQVNVAMTPPPPSVFSSTHPEQDKWYRDKSVKLQWKAAQYVNDIVGYYYVLDNSENTIPTPKNNKTMDTHIAYPELSDGIWYFHILSIDRESVTGKTACHFKIKIKTKVKLKGVVTHSNGIMPLPGATVEVMKEDGATMGIGISDKEGNFEVDNLSVGKAKVKVLTKNLPPQMIYDVELNQDEPEKVINISTEIFAYYEETTGKMTFSYYIPEDGAVTIKVYNETGKILSTLEENKKGKIYNSTVWDTAGNEDGIYLYQISSKGSESGKITRYGIRKIKKGR
- a CDS encoding 2-oxoacid:acceptor oxidoreductase family protein, encoding MTEKIMIAGSGGQGVLTLGLFLARIAAMEKKNATWLPAYGAEKRGGFSHCSVVISDEEIFSPMVENPDTLIVFDQRAYDTYKSRAKADTMVIENSTLVTDDNSSPGKKIKVPALEMANKLDQAKVMNVIVAGAYVAGKKMLGADNAMQTIKASLGKKEAEIMEKNIQAFKAGMEFAEKN
- a CDS encoding N-acetyltransferase — its product is MQKKIKKVLTKIAGKKKLTVRKAMLEDAVFIHMAIQKYAAAADLLIKPLGDIYSQIREYFICEINGKPAGLIALHVYWSDMAEIRSFVVEKENRMAGAGGMLLKAAMAEAKKMGITKVFALTKIPDYFRKHGFKDEEKAALPQKIWKDCLNCPKFPNCDESAVLYDFNGEKG
- a CDS encoding 2-oxoglutarate oxidoreductase → MEKKIYGFPESLKDVSTSYCPGCSHSTVHKLIAEVIDELNVREKTIGVAPVGCAVFAYDFFNFDVTEAPHGRNQAVSAAIKRVQPDSVVFSYQGDGDLASIGMAETIHTANRGENITVIFINNTNYGMTGGQMAPTSLLGQVTTTSPKGRDAGYYGYPIKMLELLAPLEGVKYLERVKVTNAVSVIKAKKAIKKAFENQINNVGFSMIEVLGCCPANWKMDPVEANCWVDEKMAEYYPLGVVKDVR